The following are from one region of the Polyangiaceae bacterium genome:
- a CDS encoding enoyl-CoA hydratase/isomerase family protein has protein sequence MSSIEVEVGRISRIVLNRPDKHNAMTEEMGRLIADAVERINAHDAARVVLISGAGRAFCAGGDFSLIEDSSKRAAEENQRNMVAFYGTFLSVLRLRVPSVAVIHGAAVGAGLCLALAADVRLAAREAKLGANFVRVGLHPGMGSSVLLPHVVGAARARELILTGKLVSGEEAERFGLVSRALPKDELDAAAAECAEQIATAAPIAVAQAKATLSAGLLSELSAALHREAANQAIDFGTEDLKEAIAAFRAGRPPSFAGR, from the coding sequence ATGAGCAGCATCGAGGTCGAGGTCGGACGCATCAGTCGCATCGTCCTGAACCGACCGGACAAGCACAACGCGATGACCGAGGAGATGGGGCGGCTGATCGCCGACGCCGTCGAGCGCATCAACGCCCACGATGCCGCCCGCGTCGTGCTCATCAGCGGGGCCGGTCGTGCCTTCTGTGCCGGTGGGGATTTTTCGCTGATCGAGGACAGCTCGAAGCGTGCGGCGGAGGAGAACCAACGCAACATGGTGGCGTTCTACGGGACGTTCCTGTCCGTGCTGCGGCTGCGGGTGCCGAGCGTCGCGGTGATCCACGGCGCCGCCGTGGGGGCGGGGCTGTGCTTGGCGTTGGCGGCCGACGTGCGCCTGGCGGCTCGTGAGGCCAAGCTGGGCGCGAACTTCGTGCGCGTGGGGCTTCACCCGGGCATGGGCTCGAGCGTGCTCCTGCCCCACGTGGTGGGCGCCGCCCGGGCGCGGGAGCTCATCCTCACCGGCAAGCTCGTGAGCGGGGAAGAAGCGGAACGCTTCGGGTTGGTGAGTCGCGCGCTGCCCAAGGACGAGCTCGACGCGGCGGCCGCCGAGTGCGCGGAGCAGATCGCGACGGCGGCGCCCATCGCCGTGGCTCAGGCCAAGGCGACGCTTTCGGCCGGGTTGCTGTCGGAGCTCTCCGCTGCGCTGCACCGCGAGGCCGCCAATCAGGCCATCGATTTCGGCACCGAGGACTTGAAAGAGGCGATCGCGGCGTTCCGCGCCGGCCGCCCGCCGAGCTTCGCCGGCCGCTGA
- a CDS encoding PEGA domain-containing protein has protein sequence MDAAEEGRVARQDLPRGVDSSVFMQCTGGNSLAMALLVSLTLAAAPAAAQQTARELFEAGRVLHSKRDYAGAVALYEKAWSKEPSYEIAANLGQAALAIGNQRQAAKYLAYAVAHAPASDEAARDRLERSLERAEKAVARIQVTVNPPGVRATISIDEREVSELDRSQGSYVNGGEHHISVTAPGFAAAPQTVTVEPGRKYGVQFDLEEVKRTPVVPGPAAPASVRHHPTPEPTSNAKEAVVIAGLGLTALAVGTGVFFTYQERSSQDEYVALRVALLQEAGGEPNFCASPPPSRAARCAKLAEVNDSRERERALSTAGFVIAGVAVVGTATAWLLWPEGGEHQSSAAVVPLPGGAAGAYRAKF, from the coding sequence GTGGACGCTGCCGAAGAGGGACGAGTAGCTCGACAGGATTTGCCGCGTGGCGTAGATTCGAGCGTCTTCATGCAGTGTACGGGTGGGAACAGTCTTGCGATGGCGCTGCTAGTGAGCTTGACGCTCGCAGCCGCACCCGCGGCAGCGCAGCAGACAGCACGCGAGTTGTTCGAGGCGGGACGCGTCTTGCATTCCAAACGCGACTACGCCGGCGCCGTGGCGCTCTATGAGAAGGCCTGGAGCAAAGAACCGAGCTACGAGATCGCTGCAAATCTCGGCCAGGCCGCGCTTGCCATCGGCAACCAACGGCAAGCAGCGAAGTACCTCGCGTACGCTGTCGCCCATGCTCCTGCGAGCGACGAAGCCGCTCGCGATCGCCTAGAGCGATCGCTCGAACGAGCCGAGAAGGCCGTTGCCCGCATCCAAGTCACTGTCAATCCACCAGGCGTCCGCGCGACCATCTCGATCGACGAGCGGGAAGTATCGGAGCTGGACCGCTCGCAGGGAAGCTACGTGAATGGGGGCGAGCACCACATATCGGTGACCGCTCCCGGCTTTGCTGCCGCGCCGCAGACCGTCACCGTAGAACCGGGACGGAAGTACGGCGTGCAGTTCGATCTCGAGGAAGTGAAGCGCACGCCCGTGGTTCCAGGGCCCGCGGCGCCGGCGTCGGTGCGGCACCACCCCACGCCAGAACCGACATCAAACGCCAAGGAAGCGGTCGTGATCGCAGGGCTCGGGCTCACTGCGCTTGCTGTGGGCACAGGTGTGTTCTTCACGTATCAGGAGCGCAGCTCTCAGGACGAGTACGTGGCATTGCGCGTGGCGTTGCTTCAAGAGGCCGGCGGCGAGCCCAATTTCTGCGCGTCGCCACCCCCATCGCGCGCCGCACGCTGCGCAAAGCTTGCCGAGGTGAACGATTCCCGTGAGCGGGAGCGAGCCTTGTCCACCGCAGGCTTCGTCATCGCTGGCGTTGCCGTTGTCGGTACTGCGACCGCATGGCTCCTGTGGCCAGAAGGGGGAGAGCACCAGAGCAGCGCGGCAGTCGTGCCTTTGCCTGGTGGCGCGGCTGGAGCATATCGGGCGAAATTCTGA
- a CDS encoding diguanylate cyclase, producing the protein MQLTEDIAPLGQSLPPVVILEAPAPTSSTAESKRPSLLRRLYRLLTFDVPIRQKLLFFSGGLAGWILLLGSLAALSVDGFMERLVILGLTSISVVPLIGFAVLLTRALTRPLEALGCQVKALTDRYTGQTEDDGRPIAPISLVGNDEVGDVAKRFNQLTSVLQQISAFKKVIEGDDTTGEVYDRMGRQLALLGLDELVIYEVSNSKNRLTPVVSSSAAAAEACSPDIRLDCNLCRAKKTGAIVSSAAFPKICRYFRGGQDKEHVCVPMNIAGSTGGVVQFLFDRDEQDPQMKAAHTLVRRGRRFLSEALPVIEAKRLMSTLKQSTLRDAMTGLHNRRFLEEYADTLVASAARRKAPVGLVMCDLDYFKEVNDSHGHDVGDAVLKQTAAIIQRAVRGADIAVRYGGEEFLVVLTDTVTEGPLLVAERIRKAVEAERFAPQQGGIKKTISLGVAELGTDTKSFWQAVKFADVALYKAKEGGRNRVMRFERAMWQADEY; encoded by the coding sequence ATGCAGCTCACCGAAGACATCGCTCCCCTAGGCCAGTCACTGCCCCCGGTGGTGATCCTCGAGGCTCCGGCTCCCACGTCCAGCACGGCCGAGTCCAAGAGGCCGAGCCTCCTCCGCCGGCTGTATCGGCTATTGACCTTCGACGTTCCCATCCGCCAGAAGCTGCTGTTCTTTTCCGGTGGCCTCGCGGGCTGGATCCTGCTCCTGGGGTCCCTGGCGGCGCTGTCCGTGGACGGCTTCATGGAGCGCTTGGTGATCCTGGGGCTGACGTCGATCTCCGTGGTGCCCCTGATTGGCTTCGCGGTGCTCTTGACCCGGGCGCTCACCCGACCCCTGGAGGCCCTGGGCTGTCAGGTGAAGGCGCTCACGGATCGCTACACCGGCCAGACGGAAGACGACGGTCGGCCCATCGCTCCCATTTCCTTGGTGGGCAACGACGAAGTGGGCGATGTGGCGAAGCGCTTCAATCAGTTGACCTCGGTCCTGCAGCAGATCAGCGCGTTCAAGAAGGTGATCGAGGGGGACGACACGACGGGGGAGGTTTACGACCGCATGGGGCGCCAGCTCGCCCTGCTGGGCCTCGACGAGCTGGTGATCTACGAGGTCTCCAACAGCAAGAACCGGCTCACGCCGGTGGTCAGCTCCAGCGCCGCGGCGGCGGAAGCCTGTAGCCCCGACATTCGCCTCGACTGCAACCTGTGCCGCGCGAAGAAGACCGGAGCGATCGTGTCGTCTGCCGCCTTTCCCAAGATCTGCCGCTACTTCCGCGGAGGACAGGACAAGGAGCACGTCTGCGTGCCCATGAACATCGCGGGGAGCACCGGCGGTGTGGTGCAGTTCTTGTTCGACCGCGACGAGCAAGACCCACAGATGAAGGCGGCGCACACGCTGGTGCGCCGCGGGCGACGCTTCTTGTCCGAAGCGTTGCCGGTGATCGAGGCCAAGCGGCTGATGAGCACCCTGAAGCAGTCCACCCTGCGGGACGCCATGACGGGGCTGCACAACCGGCGCTTCTTGGAGGAGTACGCGGACACGCTGGTGGCGAGCGCCGCGCGTCGCAAGGCACCCGTCGGCCTGGTCATGTGCGACCTGGACTACTTCAAGGAAGTGAACGACTCCCACGGCCACGACGTCGGCGACGCAGTGCTGAAGCAGACCGCGGCCATCATCCAGCGCGCCGTCCGCGGTGCGGACATTGCCGTGCGCTACGGCGGGGAGGAGTTCTTGGTGGTGCTCACGGACACCGTCACCGAGGGGCCGCTGTTGGTGGCCGAGCGGATCCGCAAGGCGGTGGAAGCCGAGCGGTTCGCTCCGCAGCAGGGCGGTATCAAGAAGACCATCAGCCTGGGTGTTGCCGAGCTGGGCACCGACACCAAGAGCTTCTGGCAGGCGGTGAAATTCGCCGACGTGGCCCTGTACAAGGCAAAGGAAGGCGGACGAAATCGCGTGATGCGCTTCGAGCGCGCGATGTGGCAGGCGGACGAGTACTGA